One window of Sphingobacteriales bacterium genomic DNA carries:
- a CDS encoding SDR family NAD(P)-dependent oxidoreductase — MYTVITGATKGIGKALAFQFAKEKFHLAVCARNKTDLQQLKNELIRQFPETDVVYQVADMGVKNEAIAFGDFVNKHCKYVEVLINNAGLYQTSPILREPDGLMEQMMAVNVYGPYHLTRAILPDMMSRKRGHIFNICSVAAMKAFDGCTAYTTSKHALYGLSRSLREELKTFNIKVTSVLPGAVYTASWEDTEVNQHRIMAPEDIARMIIASYQLSDCTVVEDLVLRPMMGDF; from the coding sequence ATGTACACTGTAATTACCGGAGCCACGAAGGGAATTGGCAAGGCACTGGCTTTCCAGTTTGCCAAAGAGAAGTTTCATCTGGCAGTTTGTGCCAGAAATAAAACAGACCTTCAGCAACTAAAAAATGAATTAATCAGGCAATTTCCGGAAACCGATGTAGTCTATCAGGTGGCCGATATGGGAGTTAAAAACGAAGCTATAGCTTTTGGCGATTTCGTAAATAAACACTGTAAATATGTTGAAGTACTAATCAACAATGCCGGGTTGTATCAAACAAGCCCCATTTTGCGTGAACCGGATGGTTTGATGGAGCAGATGATGGCTGTTAATGTGTACGGTCCTTATCATTTGACCCGTGCAATTTTACCAGACATGATGTCGCGCAAACGGGGGCATATTTTTAACATCTGTTCGGTAGCTGCTATGAAAGCTTTTGACGGATGTACAGCATATACTACTTCTAAACACGCCTTGTACGGTTTGTCGAGAAGTTTGAGGGAAGAACTGAAAACCTTCAATATCAAAGTAACAAGTGTATTGCCGGGTGCTGTTTATACTGCATCGTGGGAAGACACAGAAGTCAATCAACATCGCATCATGGCACCTGAAGATATTGCAAGAATGATTATTGCCAGCTACCAGTTATCGGATTGTACTGTGGTGGAAGACCTTGTATTAAGGCCTATGATGGGGGATTTTTAA